The following coding sequences lie in one Niabella agricola genomic window:
- a CDS encoding DUF7009 family protein, protein MKIRIKDNSIRFRLTKSEVADLGQKGFVKSVTQFKTGLFSYSIERTDENEMDAAFVENQIVLKLPKAMIHELVNTERIGYEAQSGAVKLLVEKDFVCIDNTTEDQSDNYPNPSLNCQ, encoded by the coding sequence ATGAAGATCAGGATTAAAGATAATTCCATAAGATTTCGCCTCACCAAATCAGAAGTTGCCGATTTGGGACAGAAAGGCTTTGTGAAAAGCGTTACCCAGTTTAAAACCGGTTTGTTTAGCTATTCCATAGAACGTACCGATGAAAATGAAATGGATGCTGCATTTGTCGAAAACCAAATTGTGTTAAAGCTGCCCAAAGCTATGATTCATGAGTTGGTAAATACGGAAAGAATAGGTTATGAAGCGCAGTCCGGAGCTGTAAAACTACTTGTTGAAAAGGATTTTGTATGCATTGACAATACTACAGAAGATCAAAGCGACAACTATCCAAACCCTTCTTTAAACTGTCAGTAA
- a CDS encoding NTP transferase domain-containing protein: MILNVHKLPALNGLVLAGGKSRRMGTAKDLIQWHGKEQRYYTADLLHHCCDEVFISCRQEQEKEINTAYKALPDSFLNMGPLGGILSAFRSQPDKAWLVVACDLPLVNKKTLEHLIKNRADTKIATAYESPVDGLPEPLITIWEPASYPVLLNFLGQGITCPRKVLIQNKALLLKPLQPETLMNVNTPEEAVTVKEMIDNGKQ; encoded by the coding sequence ATGATTTTAAACGTGCATAAACTACCGGCATTAAATGGGCTGGTACTGGCGGGTGGAAAAAGCCGCAGAATGGGTACGGCTAAGGACCTGATACAATGGCATGGTAAAGAGCAGCGCTATTATACGGCCGACCTGCTGCACCATTGTTGTGACGAGGTTTTTATCTCCTGCCGGCAGGAACAGGAAAAAGAAATCAACACTGCCTATAAAGCTTTGCCGGACAGTTTTTTGAACATGGGACCACTGGGAGGCATCCTTTCCGCGTTTCGCTCTCAGCCGGATAAAGCCTGGCTGGTGGTGGCCTGTGACCTCCCGTTAGTCAACAAAAAGACACTGGAGCACTTAATTAAAAACAGAGCCGATACAAAAATTGCCACTGCTTACGAAAGTCCGGTTGATGGCTTACCCGAACCACTAATCACCATTTGGGAGCCGGCCAGTTATCCGGTATTGTTGAACTTCCTGGGACAGGGTATTACCTGTCCGAGAAAAGTATTAATACAAAACAAGGCTTTACTATTGAAGCCTTTGCAACCCGAAACGCTCATGAATGTGAATACTCCTGAAGAAGCCGTTACAGTAAAAGAAATGATAGACAATGGAAAGCAATAA
- a CDS encoding sulfite exporter TauE/SafE family protein translates to MPHWELVIFFAFIAFIYASVGFGGGSSYLAVLALYGLPFKELRLIALICNIIVVCGGVFIYIKSHQVDWKKIVPLVVLSIPLAYLGAILRISQNIYFIILGCSLVVAAILLWTKTRDRSLPVTERSGNQSILKNSALGGAIGFLSGLVGIGGGIFLSPVLNLMKWDAPKKIAAAASVFILVNSASGIAGQLTQLPGNMNHTRIILLGLAVFIGGQAGSRMSVRFDPLIIKRLTALLVFFAGIEVLVKHL, encoded by the coding sequence ATGCCACATTGGGAATTGGTGATTTTTTTCGCTTTCATTGCATTTATTTATGCCTCCGTAGGATTTGGGGGCGGCTCAAGTTACCTGGCTGTGCTGGCGCTATATGGCCTTCCTTTTAAAGAACTGAGGCTTATTGCACTTATTTGTAATATCATTGTTGTTTGTGGCGGGGTTTTTATTTATATAAAAAGCCACCAGGTAGACTGGAAAAAAATAGTGCCACTGGTTGTTTTAAGCATACCGTTGGCGTATTTGGGAGCCATTTTGCGGATCAGCCAAAACATTTATTTTATTATCCTGGGGTGCAGCCTGGTTGTTGCAGCCATTTTGCTATGGACAAAAACGAGGGACCGTTCTCTTCCGGTGACGGAACGCTCCGGGAATCAATCCATTCTAAAAAATAGTGCATTGGGTGGGGCAATTGGTTTCCTGTCTGGCCTGGTAGGAATAGGCGGCGGTATATTTCTTTCGCCGGTTTTGAATTTAATGAAATGGGATGCGCCTAAAAAGATTGCTGCCGCAGCAAGCGTTTTTATACTGGTGAATTCTGCTTCGGGAATTGCGGGCCAGCTAACGCAGCTTCCAGGTAATATGAACCATACAAGAATTATTTTATTAGGCCTTGCAGTATTTATCGGCGGGCAGGCTGGATCAAGAATGTCGGTGAGGTTTGACCCCTTAATTATAAAACGGCTAACAGCCTTATTAGTTTTTTTTGCAGGCATAGAAGTGTTGGTGAAACATTTATAG
- a CDS encoding MoaD/ThiS family protein: MKMRILAFGIVKEFFKAPFLNIELEDSITVADFKHRLESTYPDLKKLRSYLVAKNEEYANDTEVLNQGDEIAIIPPVSGG, from the coding sequence ATGAAAATGCGAATACTGGCTTTTGGAATTGTAAAAGAGTTTTTCAAAGCTCCATTTTTGAACATAGAATTGGAAGATTCCATCACGGTGGCCGATTTCAAACATCGCTTAGAATCGACCTATCCTGACCTAAAAAAACTGCGGTCGTACTTGGTAGCAAAAAATGAGGAATATGCAAATGATACCGAGGTGCTGAATCAGGGAGACGAAATTGCGATTATACCCCCTGTGAGCGGCGGTTAA
- a CDS encoding HesA/MoeB/ThiF family protein, giving the protein MTHDHFERYHCQIALPGFGKNVQRLLQNARVLIVGAGGLGCPAAQYLAAAGIGTIGIADDDVVSVSNLHRQVLYTPQDVGLPKVEIASKKLQQQNPGIVVIPYNVRVTSMNVMDLIAGFDLVIEGADNFETKYLLNDACVLSGKPLVYGAIYQYEGQVSVWNVLQEDGSRSPNYRDVFPNAATAEVPNCAEGGVIPTLAGMVGCMQANEAIKFFSAKEKLLTGKLWILNVQEHSSYTVRLKKQTAVQITGLPPTISTIDFDSVQKMAAYQFIDVRSETEHQDFNIGGKNIPLEILANNPEVLSSSMPVVFYCASGRRSAAAARIILNRFPQATVYSLEGGLQALKKTSSV; this is encoded by the coding sequence ATGACACACGATCATTTTGAACGCTATCATTGTCAGATAGCCTTACCTGGTTTTGGTAAAAATGTACAACGGCTCCTGCAAAATGCCCGGGTATTGATTGTAGGCGCTGGCGGCCTGGGCTGTCCTGCAGCCCAATACCTTGCCGCAGCAGGCATTGGGACCATTGGCATCGCCGATGATGATGTGGTATCTGTAAGCAATCTGCACCGCCAGGTATTGTACACGCCTCAGGATGTAGGTTTACCTAAGGTGGAAATTGCATCAAAAAAATTACAGCAGCAAAACCCGGGTATTGTCGTCATTCCATACAATGTGCGTGTTACCTCAATGAACGTGATGGACCTTATTGCCGGCTTCGACCTGGTCATTGAAGGCGCCGACAATTTTGAAACAAAATATTTGCTGAACGATGCCTGCGTGCTTTCAGGAAAACCATTGGTATATGGCGCTATCTATCAATACGAGGGGCAGGTAAGTGTGTGGAACGTATTGCAGGAAGATGGAAGCCGGTCTCCCAATTACCGGGATGTTTTTCCCAATGCAGCAACAGCAGAAGTGCCTAATTGCGCGGAAGGCGGCGTTATCCCCACACTGGCCGGCATGGTAGGCTGCATGCAGGCGAATGAAGCCATTAAATTTTTTTCGGCAAAAGAAAAACTATTAACCGGAAAACTGTGGATCCTGAATGTGCAGGAGCATAGCTCCTATACGGTACGGCTTAAAAAGCAAACCGCCGTTCAAATTACTGGACTGCCACCAACTATTTCAACCATTGATTTTGACAGTGTGCAAAAAATGGCCGCGTACCAGTTCATTGATGTACGTTCTGAAACGGAACACCAGGATTTTAATATCGGGGGAAAAAACATCCCGTTGGAAATACTTGCCAACAATCCCGAAGTACTTTCCTCCTCCATGCCTGTTGTTTTTTATTGCGCCTCCGGAAGGCGTAGTGCGGCAGCTGCAAGGATCATTTTAAACCGGTTTCCACAGGCAACCGTGTATTCTTTAGAAGGCGGCTTGCAAGCGTTGAAAAAAACCTCATCCGTGTAA
- a CDS encoding bestrophin family protein, producing the protein MIIRKKEHWFRMLFVWRGSVLPKVLPRLLALFLLSFVIVYLHGHILSYKVPLNPAPLTLFGFVLALFLGFRNNASYERFWEGRKLWGAQLNITRSLVRQALTLVNTKIADASVITFVALLTACTYALKHQLRGTDPTEDLRKRLSEKQFKLVEQEQYKPIVITRLLGEWVQKAKLENNIDSIQQARFDANIDKIADVIGGCERIASTPIPYSYRVLLHRTVYIYCFLLPFGLVDSLRWFTPFIVVFIAYTFVAFEAIADEIEEPFGTDTNDLALSNMCEMIETTLLELAGRHTAATAKKQDIFID; encoded by the coding sequence ATGATCATCAGAAAAAAAGAACATTGGTTCAGAATGCTCTTTGTGTGGCGGGGCTCCGTGCTTCCTAAGGTATTGCCCCGCCTGCTGGCGCTGTTTTTACTTTCATTTGTAATTGTATACCTGCATGGGCATATTCTTTCCTACAAAGTGCCGCTGAACCCCGCCCCGCTTACTTTGTTCGGATTTGTGCTGGCTTTGTTCCTGGGATTCCGCAATAATGCCAGTTATGAGCGCTTTTGGGAGGGCCGTAAACTATGGGGCGCACAGCTAAACATCACCCGCTCGCTGGTTCGCCAGGCGTTAACGCTGGTAAATACAAAGATTGCAGATGCCTCCGTTATCACATTTGTAGCGTTGCTTACCGCCTGTACCTATGCCTTAAAGCATCAGCTGAGAGGCACCGATCCAACGGAAGATCTCCGGAAACGGTTAAGCGAAAAGCAATTTAAACTGGTTGAACAGGAGCAGTATAAGCCCATCGTAATAACCAGGTTGTTGGGCGAGTGGGTACAAAAAGCAAAGCTTGAAAATAATATAGATTCCATTCAGCAGGCGCGCTTTGATGCGAATATTGATAAAATTGCGGATGTGATTGGTGGCTGTGAAAGAATTGCTTCCACCCCTATTCCGTACAGTTACCGGGTATTGCTCCATCGCACTGTTTATATTTATTGCTTTTTATTACCCTTCGGTTTGGTGGACAGTCTTCGCTGGTTCACGCCCTTTATAGTGGTCTTTATTGCGTATACTTTTGTGGCTTTTGAGGCCATCGCTGATGAAATAGAAGAGCCTTTTGGTACAGACACTAATGATCTGGCCCTTAGCAATATGTGTGAGATGATCGAAACCACATTGTTGGAATTGGCAGGAAGGCATACAGCTGCAACCGCTAAAAAGCAGGATATATTTATAGATTGA
- the fdhD gene encoding formate dehydrogenase accessory sulfurtransferase FdhD, with the protein MKMNGLEPASVKKMPVKKVDGSITRSYIDTLSVEEPLEIKISYSIQKKQERATISVTMRTPGKDVDLALGFLFTEGIIGSIEQVQHVGYLDENVLLVTLKEEVVPQLSRSDRNFYTTSSCGVCGKTSIESISTVSRPFRNLNRGLVTVAPDIFYSLPEKLRATQDEFSATGGIHASGLFSINGELLFLREDVGRHNALDKLVGYAFTNHQLPLQNGILLLSGRASFELIQKAAMAGISIVAAIGAPSTLAVTLARESDITLLGFLKKDRFNIYHQSSFLQIAHLNEDQD; encoded by the coding sequence ATGAAAATGAACGGGTTGGAACCAGCGTCTGTAAAAAAAATGCCCGTCAAAAAAGTGGATGGCAGCATCACCCGTTCTTATATCGACACGTTGTCTGTTGAAGAACCGCTCGAAATAAAAATCAGCTACAGCATTCAAAAAAAACAGGAGCGGGCCACCATTTCTGTAACCATGCGAACGCCGGGGAAGGATGTTGATCTTGCCCTGGGATTTCTTTTTACCGAGGGTATTATTGGATCAATAGAGCAGGTTCAACATGTTGGTTATCTGGATGAAAATGTACTACTGGTTACATTAAAAGAGGAGGTTGTACCCCAATTATCGCGATCGGACCGTAATTTTTATACCACATCCAGCTGCGGGGTTTGTGGTAAAACTTCCATTGAATCGATCAGCACGGTTAGTCGTCCTTTCCGGAATTTGAACAGGGGCCTTGTGACCGTTGCGCCCGATATTTTTTATTCGCTGCCCGAAAAACTAAGGGCAACACAAGATGAATTCTCTGCTACAGGAGGTATTCATGCCTCGGGGCTCTTCTCTATTAACGGCGAACTCTTATTTTTAAGAGAAGATGTGGGGCGCCACAACGCACTGGATAAATTAGTGGGTTACGCATTTACGAATCACCAGCTTCCCCTGCAAAACGGTATATTGCTGCTGAGTGGCAGGGCAAGTTTTGAATTGATTCAAAAAGCGGCCATGGCCGGAATTTCAATCGTAGCAGCAATCGGCGCTCCTTCCACCCTTGCAGTAACATTAGCCCGTGAATCGGATATTACACTTTTAGGGTTTCTGAAAAAAGACCGGTTCAATATTTATCATCAAAGCAGTTTTTTACAAATAGCTCATTTAAATGAAGATCAGGATTAA
- a CDS encoding molybdenum cofactor biosynthesis protein MoaE, with protein sequence MIEIKISGTTLNVLACMDATADDTCGGLVTFTGIVRNKTKEKTVTRLEYECYEPMALKEMQKIAENAIRLFAVKNVCIHHRTGVLGVGDIAVIIAVNAPHREAAFDACRYAIDTLKQKVPIWKKEVFEDGEEWVAAHA encoded by the coding sequence ATGATCGAAATAAAAATTTCTGGCACAACATTGAATGTTTTAGCCTGTATGGACGCAACCGCGGATGACACCTGTGGAGGATTGGTAACGTTTACAGGAATCGTAAGAAATAAAACAAAGGAGAAAACCGTTACACGTCTGGAATACGAATGCTATGAACCCATGGCATTAAAAGAGATGCAGAAAATTGCAGAAAATGCAATACGGCTGTTTGCTGTAAAAAATGTATGCATACACCATCGTACGGGAGTGTTGGGAGTAGGCGATATTGCAGTCATTATAGCGGTCAATGCGCCCCATCGGGAAGCTGCGTTTGACGCCTGCCGGTATGCTATTGATACACTGAAACAAAAGGTACCGATTTGGAAAAAAGAAGTTTTCGAAGACGGGGAGGAATGGGTTGCGGCGCATGCCTGA
- a CDS encoding FdhF/YdeP family oxidoreductase, whose protein sequence is MKADYNIGSLHKKEIETMLKSEPDAENPYKLLNLKLTPLKTWAAGIPAVMAAMKDLIEEKTFFRGNVALLKMNQFKGFDCPSCAWPDPDDERSPVAEYCENGAKALAEEATTKRLTADFFKKNSVMDLAKLDDYRIGKLGRLTEPLYLPEGATHYQPISWEDAFKKIATQLNALNTPDAAAFYTSGRTSNEASFVYQLFAKAFGTNNMPDCSNMCHETSGSALRPTIGIGKGTVKLEDFYDTDIIIIIGQNPGTNAPRMMSALAKGKKNGAKIIAVNPLPEAGLMGFRNPQEVSGVLGHGGKLADLYLPVKINGDMALLKAIELLLLDFEKTSPGAVFDHDFIREKTTGFDAFTQQFEKYTLDALAAEAGLTPAAIYEAAQMMAFKKRIIVCWGMGLTQQPNGVGMIREILNILLLKGCIGIPGGGVCPVRGHSNVQGNRTMLIDEKPTDEQLDRLEKFYGFKVPRRHGYDVVRAIKAMHEEKVKVLFCMGGNFLSATPDTTYTANALRKLHLLVCVSTKLNRGHLVHGKEALILPTYGRSDKDIVNGEVQMISTENSMGVVQHSKGILEPVSDNLVNETQIVCRMAMATLGSRSVVNWQRYHDSYDAVRDDIEQCIPGFKDYNRRVREKGGFYLPNAARDEQRFAKQYNYRAPFTLTELPDNRLADDEYMMATTRTHDQFNTTIYGLDDRYRGIHNERRVVFMNQKDIDHAGFKDGDKVDLFNYDDGIERVAPLFIIVAYPIPEKNTVTYFPETNVLISVNNVVKESNMPASKYVRIKIRKHSPEVYKKVDEMLYRGQLQR, encoded by the coding sequence ATGAAAGCAGATTACAATATCGGCTCCCTGCACAAAAAGGAAATAGAAACGATGCTGAAGTCGGAACCGGATGCAGAGAATCCATACAAATTATTAAACCTTAAATTAACCCCTTTAAAGACCTGGGCGGCTGGGATACCTGCTGTAATGGCAGCCATGAAAGACCTTATTGAAGAAAAAACGTTTTTCAGGGGAAACGTGGCCTTGCTGAAAATGAATCAGTTCAAGGGATTTGACTGTCCCAGTTGTGCATGGCCTGATCCTGATGATGAGCGCTCGCCCGTAGCGGAGTACTGTGAAAACGGTGCGAAGGCCCTGGCGGAAGAGGCCACAACAAAAAGACTTACAGCGGACTTTTTTAAAAAAAATTCAGTAATGGATCTTGCAAAGCTGGATGATTACCGGATCGGTAAGCTGGGGCGGCTGACGGAACCCCTATACCTGCCGGAAGGAGCAACACACTATCAACCGATAAGCTGGGAGGATGCGTTTAAAAAAATTGCAACACAGCTGAATGCGTTGAACACTCCGGATGCTGCGGCATTCTACACATCCGGCAGAACCAGTAACGAAGCGTCCTTTGTTTACCAGCTTTTTGCAAAAGCGTTTGGCACGAACAATATGCCCGATTGTTCCAATATGTGTCATGAAACATCCGGCTCTGCCTTGCGTCCCACCATCGGTATTGGTAAAGGAACGGTAAAGCTGGAGGATTTTTATGATACGGATATTATTATCATTATAGGCCAAAACCCCGGAACCAACGCGCCGAGAATGATGAGCGCGCTTGCAAAAGGAAAGAAAAACGGGGCGAAGATTATCGCGGTCAATCCTTTGCCGGAAGCGGGATTAATGGGCTTCCGGAATCCCCAGGAGGTATCCGGCGTTTTAGGTCATGGCGGGAAGCTTGCCGATCTGTATTTGCCGGTAAAGATCAATGGGGATATGGCCCTTTTAAAAGCCATCGAATTACTGCTGCTTGATTTTGAAAAAACATCTCCGGGAGCGGTGTTCGACCATGATTTTATCCGGGAAAAAACGACCGGCTTTGATGCATTTACCCAGCAGTTTGAAAAATATACGCTTGATGCTCTTGCTGCTGAAGCCGGACTTACACCTGCGGCAATTTACGAAGCGGCCCAGATGATGGCCTTTAAAAAACGTATTATAGTTTGCTGGGGTATGGGCCTTACCCAGCAACCCAACGGGGTGGGCATGATCCGGGAAATCCTGAATATTTTGCTGCTGAAAGGCTGCATCGGCATACCCGGCGGCGGGGTGTGCCCGGTAAGAGGCCATAGTAACGTGCAGGGCAACAGAACGATGCTGATTGATGAGAAACCAACGGATGAACAGTTAGACCGCCTTGAAAAATTTTACGGATTTAAAGTGCCGCGCCGGCACGGCTATGATGTCGTAAGGGCCATTAAAGCCATGCACGAAGAAAAGGTAAAAGTGCTTTTTTGTATGGGTGGAAACTTTTTGTCTGCAACACCTGATACGACTTATACGGCTAATGCGCTCCGGAAACTTCATTTACTGGTCTGCGTTTCTACAAAATTAAACCGGGGACATTTAGTTCACGGGAAGGAAGCGCTCATTTTACCTACTTACGGCCGGAGCGATAAAGATATTGTCAATGGGGAAGTGCAAATGATTTCCACAGAAAATTCAATGGGTGTGGTACAGCATTCAAAGGGCATACTGGAACCGGTATCGGACAACCTTGTTAACGAAACCCAGATTGTTTGCCGTATGGCAATGGCTACTTTAGGCAGTCGGTCGGTAGTGAACTGGCAGCGTTATCATGACAGTTATGATGCCGTAAGGGATGATATTGAACAATGCATCCCGGGTTTTAAAGATTACAACAGGCGCGTACGGGAAAAAGGCGGGTTTTATTTACCCAACGCAGCCCGTGATGAACAACGGTTTGCAAAACAATACAACTATCGGGCGCCATTTACCCTTACGGAACTGCCTGATAACCGCCTGGCGGATGATGAATACATGATGGCTACCACCCGCACTCATGATCAGTTTAACACAACCATTTATGGTTTGGATGACCGCTACCGCGGGATCCACAATGAGCGGCGCGTAGTATTTATGAATCAAAAAGACATCGACCATGCCGGCTTTAAGGATGGGGATAAGGTAGACCTGTTTAATTATGATGATGGAATCGAACGCGTTGCGCCCCTCTTCATTATCGTAGCCTATCCCATCCCTGAAAAAAATACGGTTACCTATTTCCCGGAAACAAATGTGCTGATATCAGTAAACAACGTGGTAAAAGAAAGCAATATGCCCGCATCAAAATACGTAAGAATAAAAATCAGGAAGCATAGCCCGGAGGTATATAAAAAGGTAGACGAAATGCTTTATCGGGGCCAATTACAACGATAG
- the moaA gene encoding GTP 3',8-cyclase MoaA produces the protein MITDSYGRIINYLRLAVTDRCNLRCTYCMPQDGLDWLPRKELMTYEEMLRICSLFVKMGVEKIRITGGEPFIRKDLMVFLEHLSATSGLKELTLTTNGLLTAPLVPELKRIGIQSVNLSLDTLDEQRFRKISRRDGLGQVIKTLETLLAFGIAVKINTVVMEDHNIEDIIPLVQLTKTQPVSVRFIEEMPFNGGTHTISLKWDHQHILQFIREHFPDIQKTPDTPHATSSNYHIPGYEGNIGIIAAYSRSFCGSCNRIRITPTGIVRTCLYDAGKLNVKDLLRKGSTDEDLEIMIRAVLLKKPADGWDAQRLLSGQKSAHQSMATIGG, from the coding sequence ATGATAACAGATAGTTACGGTCGTATTATTAATTATCTGCGGCTAGCCGTTACAGATCGTTGCAACCTGCGTTGTACGTATTGTATGCCTCAAGACGGGTTAGACTGGCTTCCGCGCAAGGAATTGATGACTTATGAAGAAATGCTGCGTATTTGTTCATTGTTCGTAAAAATGGGGGTGGAAAAGATACGCATTACGGGCGGTGAGCCTTTTATAAGGAAAGACCTGATGGTTTTCCTGGAGCACCTTTCGGCTACCAGCGGCTTAAAAGAACTTACCCTTACGACAAACGGGCTACTTACTGCGCCTCTGGTTCCGGAATTGAAACGCATCGGTATTCAATCCGTAAATCTCAGTCTCGACACGTTGGATGAACAGCGTTTCCGGAAAATAAGCCGCCGGGATGGACTGGGTCAGGTGATAAAAACACTGGAAACCCTTCTCGCATTTGGTATTGCCGTAAAAATAAACACTGTGGTAATGGAAGATCATAATATTGAAGACATCATTCCCCTGGTGCAGCTTACAAAAACACAGCCCGTCTCCGTTCGTTTTATTGAAGAAATGCCGTTTAACGGGGGCACACATACGATCTCCCTGAAATGGGATCACCAGCACATCCTGCAATTTATCCGGGAACATTTTCCGGATATTCAAAAAACTCCGGATACCCCACACGCCACTTCCTCCAATTACCATATTCCGGGATATGAAGGAAATATAGGCATTATTGCGGCTTACAGCCGTAGTTTTTGCGGCTCCTGTAACCGGATACGCATCACACCTACAGGAATTGTAAGAACCTGCCTGTACGACGCGGGCAAATTAAATGTGAAAGATCTGCTGCGTAAGGGAAGTACGGACGAGGATTTAGAAATTATGATCAGAGCGGTGCTGTTAAAAAAGCCTGCTGATGGCTGGGATGCACAGCGTTTGCTGTCCGGGCAAAAATCAGCACACCAGTCAATGGCAACAATTGGAGGATAG
- the moaC gene encoding cyclic pyranopterin monophosphate synthase MoaC, which yields MPGFTHLNNEGQPTVVNVSKKNITHRKATAQAIVALPEPVFQELQKDGFTTKKGTVFQIAIIAGIMAAKKTGELIPLCHPLGLDHCDIHIEVNNQQEIVIHCTAAVEAKTGVEMEALTGATVAALTIYDMCKALSHDILIRGIQLMEKTGGKNDFKRA from the coding sequence ATGCCTGGTTTTACACATTTAAATAACGAAGGTCAGCCTACTGTGGTAAATGTAAGCAAAAAGAACATCACGCACAGAAAGGCAACAGCGCAAGCAATTGTTGCATTACCCGAACCCGTTTTCCAGGAACTTCAAAAAGATGGTTTCACTACCAAAAAAGGCACGGTATTTCAAATAGCAATTATTGCGGGCATTATGGCAGCCAAGAAAACGGGCGAACTGATTCCCCTATGCCATCCGCTGGGGTTGGATCATTGCGATATTCACATTGAGGTGAACAATCAGCAGGAAATTGTGATTCATTGCACTGCTGCTGTTGAAGCAAAAACCGGTGTGGAAATGGAAGCCTTAACGGGTGCAACCGTAGCCGCGCTTACTATTTACGATATGTGCAAGGCGCTTAGCCACGATATTTTAATAAGAGGTATCCAACTAATGGAAAAAACCGGAGGTAAAAATGATTTTAAACGTGCATAA
- a CDS encoding molybdopterin molybdotransferase MoeA has product MAGMHSVCCPGKNQHTSQWQQLEDSIMDPITVAQADKIIQSQIGNYGTEEVGYDSALGRILAENIVCDRDLPPFNRATVDGITIDFNAYAEGVRSFKIKAVQAAGEPPVPISAKDECIEIMTGAALDHSVNTVIRYEDIDIVNGTATIKNIEIIKGQQIHLQGRDKKRGDQIANADCIITPALLGLLAAVGKTNVLVKKVPRIKIITTGDEMIEAEKAPTPYQLRRSNGIVIKSVLEKHHVTADVAHLADDAELIKKELARCLNDYDVLLMSGGVSMGKFDYVPRVLNALGVEALFYKVLQRPGKPFWFGSYKRQKPVFAFPGNPVSVFMCLHRYFIPWLNASLGITDRPQYAVLQTDIRFAPALQYFVQVQLRSNTDGRLMATVHDTNGSGDFSHLTDTDAFMELPLDQHEFKQGTCYRIWNY; this is encoded by the coding sequence ATGGCTGGGATGCACAGCGTTTGCTGTCCGGGCAAAAATCAGCACACCAGTCAATGGCAACAATTGGAGGATAGTATTATGGACCCTATAACCGTAGCGCAGGCAGATAAAATCATTCAATCGCAAATCGGGAATTACGGCACTGAAGAAGTGGGATATGATTCGGCATTGGGGCGAATACTCGCGGAGAATATAGTTTGCGACCGGGATTTGCCGCCGTTTAACAGGGCAACCGTTGATGGCATTACCATAGATTTCAATGCATATGCTGAAGGCGTACGCTCTTTTAAAATAAAAGCCGTACAGGCTGCAGGCGAACCTCCGGTTCCCATCTCAGCAAAGGACGAATGTATTGAAATAATGACCGGCGCGGCACTGGATCATAGTGTAAATACGGTGATCCGCTACGAAGATATCGATATTGTCAATGGTACTGCAACCATAAAAAATATAGAGATCATTAAGGGCCAGCAAATACACCTGCAGGGCAGGGACAAAAAAAGGGGCGACCAGATTGCTAATGCAGATTGCATTATTACACCCGCGTTACTGGGGCTTTTGGCCGCTGTAGGTAAAACAAACGTTCTGGTAAAGAAAGTTCCGCGTATAAAAATCATTACCACCGGCGATGAAATGATCGAAGCAGAAAAAGCACCTACGCCCTACCAGCTGCGGCGCTCCAACGGAATAGTAATCAAATCCGTACTGGAAAAGCATCATGTAACGGCTGATGTAGCGCACCTGGCTGATGATGCTGAACTGATAAAAAAAGAATTGGCCCGCTGCCTGAATGATTATGATGTACTGCTGATGAGCGGTGGCGTATCAATGGGAAAATTTGATTATGTTCCCCGGGTCTTAAACGCGTTGGGCGTGGAAGCATTATTTTACAAAGTACTGCAACGGCCGGGAAAGCCTTTCTGGTTTGGCTCCTACAAAAGACAAAAGCCGGTTTTTGCATTTCCGGGTAACCCTGTTTCCGTGTTTATGTGTCTGCATCGTTATTTTATTCCCTGGCTGAACGCTTCCCTGGGAATCACAGACCGGCCACAGTATGCAGTACTGCAAACCGACATTCGCTTTGCACCGGCCCTTCAATACTTTGTTCAGGTGCAGCTCCGGAGTAATACAGATGGGCGTCTGATGGCTACGGTGCATGATACCAATGGATCCGGGGACTTCAGCCACCTGACCGATACAGATGCGTTTATGGAATTACCGTTGGATCAACATGAATTCAAGCAGGGCACCTGCTATAGAATCTGGAACTACTAA